From a single Toxoplasma gondii ME49 chromosome II, whole genome shotgun sequence genomic region:
- a CDS encoding hypothetical protein (encoded by transcript TGME49_221295): protein METTACISALSGSLGDCKPDATQHWGVRQPFVMEAMAELQKHPYSSETTTVHIILSVSPPLPLRGCSGYFYSRYAKPRLVTCAEDEAKTVKRSQISNILLHVNGKLVDTARLKKDGRMNVDVMVGDQTVDLSGKIVELHINAVHTTKLVEFDLDLEHFFPLHNIWIDVDGRKLCQDTGHVHLNFSTEHPTESTAKH, encoded by the exons ATGGAGACCACCGCCTGCATTAGCGCGCTCAGCGGCTCTCTGGGGGACTGTAAACCGGACGCGACTCAACATTG GGGCGTCAGGCAGCCTTTTGTCATGGAAGCAATGGCGGAACTGCAGAAACATCCGTACTCTTCAGAAACAACCACAGTTCATATCATCCTAAGCGTGTCGCCACCACTACCCCTTCGTGGATGCAGTGGATATTTTTATTCACGCTACGCGAAACCTCGCTTGGTGACCTGtgccgaagacgaagcaaagACGGTCAAACGTTCCCAGATATCAAACATTCTCCTCCATGTGAACGGGAAACTTGTGGATACTGCCCGTTTGAAAAAAGACGGTAGGATGAATGTGGATGTCATGGTAGGGGACCAGACGGTCGATCTATCCGGAAAAATCGTCGAATTGCACATCAATGCCGTCCATACGACTAAGTTAGTCGAGTTCGACCTCGACTTGGAGCATTTTTTCCCGCTCCACAATATCTGGATCGATGTAGATGGCCGAAAACTTTGTCAGGACACAGGCCACGTCCATCTGAACTTCTCGACTGAACACCCGACAGAGTCGACGGCTAAGCATTGA
- a CDS encoding aminopeptidase N protein (encoded by transcript TGME49_221310) yields the protein MRVVTESRAQSGRCLGSIDSDIRVTPQVDSCSTDRLRRKPSLSSSRGCYRVFLSIFATVCVTRGMQHAFFCSNADTPEAQFKNAAVHEQRARAAEKAASVATEISVERGDEHVQKKKSSSFYSRENYKPPDFVIESVYLDFDLDETETRVKAALTMYRKPGRPVVNLVLDGDGLIAEKVSVSYERENANEAGNGSKKVSVEATQTFPLSSPDAGNQETRQAYLRSENGSSSPSDKEMISPRPGIAVEKSGSLLICKDILPSESEQRFVVKTQVRISPQDNSRLSGLYVSDGVLVTHNEAQGFRRITFFLDRPDVMTQWRVRLTARKQDYPVLLSNGELVESGDDPTDPEKHFSVFSDPHKKPSYLFALVAGKLHSVGHDYEKRDKSLVKVSVWSTPENVAKLSWALQSIIRAMKGDEILFGRDYDSNVFHIVCVNGFNAGAMENKGLNIFNCDSLLADPTTTTDEEYRGILRVVAHEYFHNWSGNRVTLRDWTELTLKEGLTVYREQEFMGSQYSSGVARVEDARLVLSQQFREDSGPLAHPVRPDHYASVDNLYSVTVYKKGAEIFRMYATLLGPSAFRKGLNLYFSRYDGQAATCENFRSAMEEASGRNLSQFFLWYTREGTPEVEITGFTFDKTRKQFSFTVTQKPPPMSDYEIRMYGQKAQFLHIPIRVSFINRRTKKPELYVGQRTTVLELRGETQTFTFTDTEEEPLVAPLQSFSAPVKLTVPSQTEEDLAILIGASFDPFTRWNAFQFLALQILKERMATKKKETSGVLSPAFQQGLHFALRDMPLSPAFTALLLTLPSYSRLEQDAPRPLDPDAIISARRSLLRDIYYFHRNALDEAYVATTIPKVDDRERDRQLESAEDPEQWQRRALRSILLEYVTANRDERSAKLALKHFKDARVMTDKIAALHVLVDLPFNKEREEALHLFYEEARGNPQLLTKWFALQARSSLPETLDRIRELEKHPEYKPLVPNFVRALYSTFMHGNPSVFHRRDGAGYELAFVFLQSMDRINPRTASRAATAFLSWKKYDKERQGRARSVLERLANLPGISNDLKDVVDRALAA from the exons TCAGTCGGGCCGCTGCCTTGGGTCAATTGATTCGGATATTCGCGTCACACCTCAGGTAGATTCCTGTTCTACAGATAGACTGAGACGAAAACCGAGTTTGTCGTCGAGTCGCGGTTGTTATCGGGTTTTCCTTAGCATTTTCGCGACTGTTTGTGTTACCAGGGGTATGCAACACGCGTTCTTTTGCTCAAATGCTGACACACCTGAAGCGCAGTTTAAAAATGCCGCTGTTCATGAACAACGAGCACGTGCGGCGGAGAAAGCGGCGAGTGTTGCCACAGAAATCTCTGTGGAAAGAGGCGATGAACACGTGCAAAAGAAGaagtcttcctctttctaCAGTCGTGAAAACTACAAGCCTCCGGACTTCGTTATTGAAAGCGTGTACCTTGACTTCGATTTAGATGAGACAGAAACACGG GTGAAAGCAGCTCTGACCATGTATAGGAAACCAGGCCGCCCAGTCGTCAATCTCGTCCTGGACGGAGATGGCCTAATTGCCGAGAAGGTTTCAGTCTCTtacgagagagagaatgcgAATGAGGCGGGAAATGGGAGCAAAAAAGTCAGTGTTGAGGCAACACAGACGTTTCCGTTGTCCTCACCTGACGCCGGAAACCAGGAGACTCGTCAGGCTTACCTCAGATCTGAGAAcggttcctcttctccctctgatAAAGAAATGATTTCGCCTCGACCAGGCATTGCTGTTGAGAAAAGTGGGTCCCTGCTCATATGCAAAGACATTCTTCCTTCCGAGTCGGAGCAAAGATTCGTTGTCAAAACACAAGTTCGCATAAGCCCACAGGATAACTCGCGACTGTCAGGGTTGTACGTTTCCGACGGAGTGCTGGTCACACACAATGAAGCGCAGGGATTCCGAAGAATAACATTCTTTCTAGATCGGCCAGATGTCATGACTCAATGGCGG GTCCGTCTTACCGCAAGAAAGCAAGACTATCCTGTCCTCCTGAGCAACGGAGAGCTGGTCGAGTCTGGCGACGACCCTACGGATCCCGAGAAGcacttttctgttttctccgaTCCTCACAAGAAACCCAGTTACCTGTTTGCCCTCGTTGCCGGGAAGCTTCACTCGGTTGGTCACGACTATGAAAAGAGG GACAAATCATTGGTCAAAGTATCGGTTTGGTCGACGCCCGAGAACGTGGCGAAACTCAGTTGGGCTCTCCAAAGCATCATCAGAGCGATGAAAGGAGATGAGATTCTGTTCGGAAGAGATTACGACTCAAATGTCTTCCACATTGTTTGCGTTAATGGCTTTAACGCTGGCGCCATGGAAAACAAAGGTCTCAATATCTTCAACTGCGATTCGCTCCTGGCCGATCCGACGACAACTACAG ATGAGGAGTATAGGGGCATTTTGAGAGTTGTAGCGCATGAGTATTTCCATAACTGGAGTGGAAATCGCGTTACACTTCG CGACTGGACGGAATTAACTCTCAAAGAAGGCCTAACCGTTTATCGAGAGCAAGAATTTATGGGCAGTCAATATTCTTCCGGTGTGGCGAGAGTGGAAGACGCTAGACTAGTCTTGTCTCAACAATTTCGCGAAGACAGTGGGCCTTTAGCTCACCCTGTTCGTCCTGATCATTACGCTTCCGTCGATAACCTCTACTCGGTCACGGTCTACAAAAAGGGCGCCGAAATTTTTCGAAT GTATGCGACTCTTCTTGGGCCGAGTGCTTTCCGCAAAGGTCTAAATCTCTATTTTTCACGCTACGATGGCCAGGCAGCCACATGCGAAAACTTTAGATCTGCGATGGAGGAAGCAAGTGGGAGAAATCTGTCGCAGTTCTTTCTCTGGTACACGCGCGAGGGAACCCCTGAGGTGGAAATCACGGGCTTCACGTTCGATAAAACGCGAAAACAGTTCTCCTTTACCGTGACACAAAAGCCTCCTCCAATGTCGGACTACGAAATTCGGATGTATGGCCAGAAGGCTCAATTTCTGCATATCCCTATCCGAGTTAGTTTTATAAATAGAAGGACAAAGAAACCCGAACTCTACGTGGGGCAACGGACTACG GTCTTGGAGCTCCGGGGGGAAACGCAGACATTCACCTTCACTGACACGGAGGAAGAGCCACTGGTTGCTCCTCTTCAGAGCTTTAGTGCCCCCGTGAAATTAACGGTTCCTTcgcaaacagaagaagatCTGGCGATTTTGATAGGCGCCAGCTTCGATCCTTTCACTCGTTGGAATGCCTTTCAGTTTTTGGCTTTGCAAATTTTGAAGGAGAGGATGGCGACaaaaaaaaaggagacgtccggtgtcctttctcccgcgttccAGCAAGGCCTCCACTTCGCTCTCCGCGATATGCCCCTGAGTCCGGCATTTACG GCTTTGCTTCTGACGCTTCCGAGTTATTCGCGTCTCGAGCAAGACGCACCTCGGCCTCTTGATCCTGACGCTATTATCTCTGCACGCCGTTCGCTTCTCCGGGATATTTACTACTTCCATCGGAACGCCCTGGATGAAGCTTACGTAGCGACCACGATCCCCAAAGTTGACGATAGAGAACGGGACAGGCAGCTCGAATCGGCAGAAGATCCTGAACAATGGCAAAG ACGGGCCCTGCGTTCTATTCTGCTGGAGTATGTGACTGCTAACCGTGATGAGCGAAGCGCCAAGTTGGCGCTCAAGCATTTCAAAGACGCTCGCGTCATGACAGACAAAATTGCGGCTCTTCATGTTTTGGTTGATTTGCCGTTTAACAAGGAACGGGAAGAAGCGCTACACCTGTTCTATGAAGAGGCGCGAG GCAATCCTCAACTCCTTACGAAGTGGTTTGCTCTTCAAGCCCGGTCTAGTCTACCAGAAACTCTAGACCGCATTCGAGAACTGGAAAAACAccccgaatataagccgcTAGTGCCGAATTTCGTACGCGCGCTTTACTCCACGTTCATGCACGGAAATCCGTCTGTGTTTCACCGACGAGATGGGGCCGGATACGAACTGGCCTTTGTGTTCTTACAGTCCATGGATAGGATCAATCCGCGCACGGCTTCCCGTGCGGCCACAGCGTTTTTAAGCTGGAAAAAATATGACAAGGAACGACAGGGAAGAGCTAGAAGTGTTCTAGAGAGACTTGCCAATCTACCAGGTATCTCGAATGATCTCAAAGACGTTGTTGACCGTGCGTTAGCGGCATAG